In Paramicrobacterium humi, the genomic stretch GTAAGCCAGGGGTTTTCTGCTTTCTGGGTGGGTGCGTGGTAGGGTCCCCGCCCTTCATCGACATCGACGCTGTCGCAACGCACGCGTTCCTCGTTCTAGAGGCCCATGACGTGCTTCGCTCGCTCGGCCTTGGAAACCTCGACATCGGCCTGGTCCGCGGCCCAAACAGGCTCCTCACCCGCGCGCTGGCTCGCTGGGCGTACACGCGCGTTGCCACCGAGACCCGCAAGTATCTGCGCGCAGGTTTCCGCGGAAAATCGGGGCTTTCGTCATGTTGTTGGTCCTCGGTACGCGCGCGCCTGCTGCGCCGCACTGATCAGGCATCGAGAAGCCGCGCCGGCAGCCTCTGCTCTAGATTGAGTGCACGGCGGCACTGCCGCCCTCGACGAAGGGACACGGATATGGCAGATGAGCGGAACACAAAAACCGGAGGCGGATTCAGCGCGGCCGAGCGCGCAGCGATGAAGCAGCGAGCCGCAGAACTGCGTGCGGAGAGCAAAGCGTCAAAAGGGGCAGCGAAGAAGCAGCAGGAGTTCCAGGCCTGCCTCGACGCGATCGCCGCCCTCGAGGGAACCGACAAGAAGATCGCGGAACGACTGCACGTTATCGTGAGCGAGGAGGCGCCGCAGCTCGACCCGAAGACGTGGTACGGCTTTCCCACCTATGCGCGGAACGGGAAGAACATCCTGTTCTACCAGCCGGCGTCGAAGTTCAAGACGCGGTACGGCAACATAGGCTTCGCTGAGGATGCTCAGCTCGACGAGGGTGAGTTCTGGGCGACCGCCTACGCGGTGCTCGATGTGACGCCCGATGCCGAGAAGCAGCTGCGCGCGCTCGTGAAGAAGGCCGCCGGCTGAAGGTCTGCCGACGTGCAGTCGCATGCCTGACGCACGGCAGTCAGAGGGATTCCGCCGCGCGCAGCGACTCGCTCACCCAGCGGGCGTAGTGGTGCCACGGATCGTCGCCGGCGCGGAGGCGGGCCGCGTGCTCGAGCAAGCGAGGCGCCGCGCTGAACCACTCGCCGCCTTCGCGCAGGTCGGCGAACTGCTCGTGACGTGCTTTCTCCACGTCTCGTCCGCCGCGCTCGAAAGCGAGAAGCTCCTGATGCCAGAGTGCGGCGAGCCGCTGCTTGGGATTGCTGGAGGTGCCGATCTTCACCCTATCCGCGTAGCGGATGTAGTACACGACGTCGATGCGCGGGCGGGGGAGTTCCGGATCGGGGACGTCGCCGATGCGCCACCCGCAGACGGCGCAGTGCCAGCCATCCTGCTCCCGGATCCCCTTGGGCTCTCCGCACAGCAGGCACCGGTCGGGCATCATTCCGCGAATCGTCACTGCGTCAGGCTACGGCACGCAGCCGACAGCACGTCTCACGCGAAGGCGAACACCGGCGGGAAGACGATCACGACGATCGCGGCCCATGCGAGGTAGACGGGCACGTAGGCCGTCTGCCAGCGCTCGAGCGCGGTGAAGCGCTCCTTCCCGCGCAGGAACCGCAGCTGCAGCCACGCCGCACCGGCGAGGTTCACGAGCAGGATCAGATTGAGCCCGAGCGACGCGAGCTTGTTCGCGCTCGCACCGTACGTCCCGATGCGGCCGAGCATCGCGGCGAGAACGAAAACGTCGACCACGAGTGCGGCGATGACAAGAACGAGCTGCATCGTCTCGAACCACGACGCCGGCGCGTCGGGGTTACGCGCGGACAGCGAGTACAGCAGCAGCCCGAGCGTCACAATGAGCACGAGGTCGAAGATGATGAGCAGGTCGCGATCGGCGTCGACGACGGTGCGCTGGACCACGGCCGTGCCGATCAGCACGAGCAGCATCATCGTGAACAGCGGAGTGAACACGCGCGTCAGCACGGGCGCGATGTTCTCGATGACGCTCTGCTTGGCCTCGACGAGCCACGCGGCGACGACGACCGCTCCCGCAGCCCCGCAGGGCAGCATCCATTCGGTGACGAAGGGGAACGCGTCGACGCCGACCGCGAGGAAAACGCCGATCGTCAGAGCCGCGAGCACTCCGCCGCCGAGCGCGAGGAGCACGAAGTACACGACCCACTCGCCGGTGAAGCGGATGAGGTCCATGCGAGCGGCGCCGGAGCGCCAGTCGCCGTTGGCGTAGGCGATGCCCGCGACGATCCACAGGGCGACCACAGCGTGCACGGCCGCGAGCAGCTCCGTCATGCCGTCGGCCGCGAACGGGTATGCGTTGAGCAGCGCTCCCGCCGCGATGAAGGGCACGACGACGCCGATGATCGTCGTCGCGTGCGCGCGGCGGCGAACGAGGAAGTAGCCGGCGAGCATCGGCAGCAGGAGCAGCGCCGCGTTGCGCAGGTACACGTCCGCGGACGTCTCGAGGGAGAGCCCGAACAGCGCCGGCAGCTTGATGATGGCGCCCGCGATCACGGCGAAGACCAGCGCGACCGTCAGCCCCGAGTCGCGTCGGCCGGTCTTGCCCGTGTCGCCGATGACGAGCTGTTTCCACAGCCGCTCCGAGTGTTCGCGCGCGAACTCGCGGGAGAGCTCATCGATGCGGCCGAGTCGCTTGACCGCGACGAGGAACGCCTCATCATTCGAGAGACCGGATGCCGCAAGCGCCTCGATGCGGTCACGCAAGTGCGCTTCGAGCTCGTCGACGTCGGCGCCGATCTCCCGACGGCGCCCGATGAAGTCGCGCCACTGCGCGATCTGGGTCTCGAGCTCC encodes the following:
- a CDS encoding GIY-YIG nuclease family protein translates to MTIRGMMPDRCLLCGEPKGIREQDGWHCAVCGWRIGDVPDPELPRPRIDVVYYIRYADRVKIGTSSNPKQRLAALWHQELLAFERGGRDVEKARHEQFADLREGGEWFSAAPRLLEHAARLRAGDDPWHHYARWVSESLRAAESL
- a CDS encoding permease prefix domain 1-containing protein gives rise to the protein MAATDQELETQIAQWRDFIGRRREIGADVDELEAHLRDRIEALAASGLSNDEAFLVAVKRLGRIDELSREFAREHSERLWKQLVIGDTGKTGRRDSGLTVALVFAVIAGAIIKLPALFGLSLETSADVYLRNAALLLLPMLAGYFLVRRRAHATTIIGVVVPFIAAGALLNAYPFAADGMTELLAAVHAVVALWIVAGIAYANGDWRSGAARMDLIRFTGEWVVYFVLLALGGGVLAALTIGVFLAVGVDAFPFVTEWMLPCGAAGAVVVAAWLVEAKQSVIENIAPVLTRVFTPLFTMMLLVLIGTAVVQRTVVDADRDLLIIFDLVLIVTLGLLLYSLSARNPDAPASWFETMQLVLVIAALVVDVFVLAAMLGRIGTYGASANKLASLGLNLILLVNLAGAAWLQLRFLRGKERFTALERWQTAYVPVYLAWAAIVVIVFPPVFAFA